Part of the Crossiella cryophila genome, GTGCGTGACGATACCGCCATCGAATCGAAACAACATCCTGTAATCGAGGGCTGATCTCCACCCGGAGTGGCGGTATGGTTACGTTCCGCTCAATCACAGGGGGCTCAGGTGGACGGTGCGGAAACTCGCCCAGTAGTTGTCGGTACGGGAACTGGTCAGAGTCCGAGGTCAGGGATGTACGGAGCGATCCATTGGGACCGGGCCAACGAGCTGGTCGTCGGGAACTTCACCTCGGCCCAGGCCAGTTGGCTACGGCGGCACCTCTCCGGTTTCGCCTCCCTCGTCCAGTGGCGAATGGACCAGTACCACACGGACTATCCGCTCGGGGCTGAGCTGGGCCTGCCGCTGCCGACCGAGGCGACCGAGGACCGCAGGCTGAACGCGATCCTGGACTGGCACTGTTGTGAGGAAGAGTCCGAGGAGGTCCGCCTCTGGCACGAACCGGATCTGTTCGCCGGTCTGTACAAGGACATCAACCTGGTCTGGGCGACCCTGCCCGAACGCGGCGGCATGGTGGTGCTGCGGGAGGAACGGCAGATCCGCGCCTGGTTCCGGGTGCTGCTGGACTACCGGATCACCGCCGCGATCAGCTGGCGGGTGCCGGATGCCATCTACGACCTGCGCCGGGAACAGCCCGAACCCGGCGACGAACTCGGCCGCGCCTTCTACCTGACCACCTGGCTGTGGGATGTGGCGCACGAACTGGCCGAGATCAGCAAGATCACCGTTTCGCGCTAGGCCGACAGCGGATTCTCCGCCCGGGTATCCGCCGTCGTTGTTCGCAGTACGTGGTTGCACCGCACGACGCGGCCGTGCGCTCGATGCCCCGAGGACACCGAGCGCCGCCGCACCCCTGACTTCCGGCCTTCTGGGCTGATCAGCCCCGCACGTTGAGCGGACTCGGCGGCTGCGCGCCGACGAGTTGCACCGCCCGTGCCCCCGCGGACACCCCCGCCGCCAGCGCGGCGCCGATCTCCGCCCCGCCCCGCCAGGCCGCGAGCAGTCCCGCGTTGAAGGCATCGCCCGCCCCGGTGGAGTCCACGCAGTCCACCACCGGCGCGTCCGCGTTGACCGTCGCGCTGGGGGAGACCCAGTGCGCGCCGCCGTCACCCGAGGTCACCGCCACCGCGCCGACCACCGAGAGCAGTTGCCGGGCCGATTCCGGGTCGGTGGACCCGGTGAGCACGGCCAGCTCGTCGGAGTTGGGCAGCAGCAGGTCCACCCCGGCCACCAGCTCGAGGAACTCGGTCGTGCCCAGCCGCGCGATCAGCGTCGCGGCCTGCGGATCCACCGAGGTGGTCAGCCCGGCCGCGCGGGCGGCGGCCAGCGCGGCCACGCCCGCCGGGCGGGAACCCTCGTCCAGCAGCACGTAGCCGGACAGGTGCAGGTGGTCCGCGCCGACCAGCGCCTCAGGGGCGATGTCGGCCGGGCAGAGCCGGGCATTGGCGCCCCGGTCCGGCAGCATCGTGCGCTGGCCCTGGGCGTCCACCAGGACCACCACACAGCATGTGGGAGCGCTCTCGTCCACCACCAGCGCGGCGGTGACCCCCGCCGCGTCCAGCTCCGCGCTGACCCGGTGCCCGGCGATGTCCCCACCGATCCGGCCGACCAGCACCGCCTCGGCGCCGCAGTGCGCCAGCCAGGCCGCGGTGTTCGCCCCCGCCCCGCCGACCACCATGCGCACCGCCGAGCGGGTGTCGCCGCCGTGCACCAGGGGCCCGTCGTGCCGGGCCACCACGTCCAGGCCGGCGTCCCCGACCACCACGATCCGCGCCATCTCAGTTAGCTCCGCTCAGCTCGACCGCCACCCGCGCCGCCAGGTCCGCGTTGGAACGCACCAGCGCCGCGTTCGCGTCCAGACTCACACCCGCGCTGGCCTGGTGGAAATGGGCCAGAAGCACGGGAGTGACGTCCTTGCCCCGCACTTTCCGCTCGGCGAGCAGCGCCAGCCCCTCGGCCAGCAGCCGATCGTGCAGCTCGCGGTCCATCTCCGCCTCGACCGGAATCGGATTGGCCAGCAACACCCCCGCCGACCCCGGCACCTCGCCGCGATGCGCGGCCACCACCGCGGCCACCTCGGCGGGCGAGTCCACCCGCCACGGCACGGCCTGATCGGATTCCCGCAGGTAGAAGGCGGGGAACCGATCGGTCCGGTACCCCAGCACCGGCACCGACGAGGTCTCCAGCAGCTCCAGCGTGGCCGGGATGTCCAACACCGACTTCACCCCCGAACACACCACCAGCACCGGCGTCTCGGCCAGCACCGCCAGATCGGCGGAGACATCCCAGCTCTCCCGGGCCCCCCGATGCACCCCACCCAGCCCCCCGGTGGCGAACACCCCGATCCCCGCGACCTGGGCGAGCGCCGCCGTACTGGCCACCGTGGTGGCCCCGCTGCGCCCGAGCCCAATGGCCGCACCCAGGTCCCGCCGAGAGAGTTTGACCAGCTCAGAGCTGGGATCACAGACCCGCTCAAGCTCGGCGGCGGACAGTCCCGCCACCGCCTCGCCGTCCAGCACCGCGATCGTGGCGGGCACCGCGCCCGCCGCGCGCACGATGTCCTCCAGCTCCCTGGCCACGGTGAGGTTGCGCCCCGGCGGCAGCCCGTGCGCGAGGATCGTGCTCTCCAGCGCGACCACAGCGCCCCCGTCAGCCAGCGCCGATCGCACCTCGTCACTCACCCGCAGCACCGCTGCCTCCTTCTCGCTGAAGTCCATCTGTCCGTGAGGCATCATGGTGCACGTGAGCACCCAGACTCTTCCCGAGGTCGACACCACCCCGGACGCCACGGACAGCACCAGCGACGACGCGCCGAAGATGTTCCACTACGTGCGCAAGGCCAAGATCGCCGAAAGCGCGGTCATGGGCACCCACGTGGTGGCGCTCTGCGGCGAGGTCTTCCCGGTCACGAAGTCGGCCAAGCCCGGCTCCCCGGTCTGCCCCGACTGCAAGAAGATCTACGAAAGCCTGCCCCCCGGCGGCGGTGAGTGAGCCCAGTACTCGAACACGCTCAACTCGCGGTCCGGCCCAGCGCGGAGGCAGCCTTCCTGGAAGCCTTCGCCCAGGCCCGACCGCTCATCTCCCAACAGCCCGGCTTCCGCTCGCTACGGCTGTCCCGCTGCCTGGAACGCCCCCACGAGTTCCTCCTACTCGTCGAATGGGACACCCAGGCCGCCCACGAACAAGGCTTCCGCCACTCACCCCAATACCCCCAGTGGCGAACCCTGCTCCACCACTTCTACACCCCCCACCCCACCGTCTCCCACTACCAAGACGCCCTCCCCACAACCTGAACCACCCCAACCCCACACGAGTGTTGGCCGTTGTGGGACGCCGGGTTGGCCGTTGTGGGACGGGGAGCCGCCGGGGCGGTGTGACCGGGGCGCCGCTTGGGGCCGTTCGGTGCCGGGTAGGGCCGCTTGAGGCTGACAGTCGAGAACAGTCTGGCCACGTGGCGTACGAGAACGGCCAAACCGGCGT contains:
- a CDS encoding DUF2017 family protein is translated as MYGAIHWDRANELVVGNFTSAQASWLRRHLSGFASLVQWRMDQYHTDYPLGAELGLPLPTEATEDRRLNAILDWHCCEEESEEVRLWHEPDLFAGLYKDINLVWATLPERGGMVVLREERQIRAWFRVLLDYRITAAISWRVPDAIYDLRREQPEPGDELGRAFYLTTWLWDVAHELAEISKITVSR
- a CDS encoding carbohydrate kinase family protein, with the protein product MARIVVVGDAGLDVVARHDGPLVHGGDTRSAVRMVVGGAGANTAAWLAHCGAEAVLVGRIGGDIAGHRVSAELDAAGVTAALVVDESAPTCCVVVLVDAQGQRTMLPDRGANARLCPADIAPEALVGADHLHLSGYVLLDEGSRPAGVAALAAARAAGLTTSVDPQAATLIARLGTTEFLELVAGVDLLLPNSDELAVLTGSTDPESARQLLSVVGAVAVTSGDGGAHWVSPSATVNADAPVVDCVDSTGAGDAFNAGLLAAWRGGAEIGAALAAGVSAGARAVQLVGAQPPSPLNVRG
- a CDS encoding pseudouridine-5'-phosphate glycosidase, with the protein product MDFSEKEAAVLRVSDEVRSALADGGAVVALESTILAHGLPPGRNLTVARELEDIVRAAGAVPATIAVLDGEAVAGLSAAELERVCDPSSELVKLSRRDLGAAIGLGRSGATTVASTAALAQVAGIGVFATGGLGGVHRGARESWDVSADLAVLAETPVLVVCSGVKSVLDIPATLELLETSSVPVLGYRTDRFPAFYLRESDQAVPWRVDSPAEVAAVVAAHRGEVPGSAGVLLANPIPVEAEMDRELHDRLLAEGLALLAERKVRGKDVTPVLLAHFHQASAGVSLDANAALVRSNADLAARVAVELSGAN
- a CDS encoding DUF3039 domain-containing protein — encoded protein: MSTQTLPEVDTTPDATDSTSDDAPKMFHYVRKAKIAESAVMGTHVVALCGEVFPVTKSAKPGSPVCPDCKKIYESLPPGGGE
- a CDS encoding antibiotic biosynthesis monooxygenase family protein; amino-acid sequence: MSPVLEHAQLAVRPSAEAAFLEAFAQARPLISQQPGFRSLRLSRCLERPHEFLLLVEWDTQAAHEQGFRHSPQYPQWRTLLHHFYTPHPTVSHYQDALPTT